GCTGGCACAGTGCCTGGCTCACGCTGGATTTGCCGCAGCCGGCAACACCCATAATGACCAGGGCAGTGATAGGTTGACTCATGAAACACCTCAGTCCGTAGACAGCGCTGTCTTTGTCCATGCGTTCAATACTTGAAAGCAAAGCACAAAGCCTAGGCTACCGACGTCTATTTCTCATTTTTATGGGGAACGCGGTAACGCTCTCGACATACAAAGCTGGGGTTACTGACTTACACACAATCAGGCAATTGCGGGCACGCCAGGACAGCGCTACCTTAGTGACTTGTATTTTGTTTGGCAAGCCACCCTGATGACCACCTCTAAAAACGATAAAAACACCCGAACCACGGGTCGCCCCACCCTCAACGAAGTTGCCCGCCTTGCGGGGGTCAGCCCCATTACCGCCTCTCGCGCCTTGCGCGGTATCAGTAGCGTCGCCACCGAGCTTGCAGAAAAGGTGCGCATTGCCGCTGACGAGCTGAACTACGTGGTCAATCCGGCCGCCCGCGCATTGGCCTCGGCGCAGAGCCACTCCGTAGTGGTGCTGGTGCCTTCATTGTCCAACCTGCTGTTTATCGACACCCTCGAAGCGATCCATGACGTATTGCGCCCCCGTGGGTTTGAGGTGCTAATCGGTAACTTCCACTACTCGCGTGATGAAGAAGAAAACCTGCTGCGCAACTATATGGCCTACCACCCTCGCGGCCTGTTGTTGACTGGCTTTGACCGCTCCGAAAGTTCACGCCGCATGATTGAGGCCAGCAATGTGCCGTGTGTGTACATGATGGAACTGGATGCCGCCGAGGGCCTGAACTGCGTAGGTTTTTCCCAGTTGAAGGCCGGCGAAACCGCCGCCCGGCACCTGATCTCCCGTGGGCGGCGCCACCTGGCCTATATCGGAGCCCAACTCGACCAGCGCACGCTCCTGCGCGGCGAAGGTTACCGTCGCGCCTTGCAGGAAGCCGGCCTGTACAACCCCGACCTTGAGGTACTGACGCCCCGCCCGTCCTCCGTGGGCCTGGGCGGCGAGCTTTTTTTGCAATTGCTCGCCAGCCACCCGCAAGTGGATGCGATCTTTTTCGGCAACGATGACCTGGCCCAGGGCGCCCTGCTGGAGGCTGCACGCTTCGGGATTAAAATCCCGGACCAGATTGCCATACTGGGATTTAACGACCTGCCGTCATCCGAGTTCATGGTGCCGCGCCTGAGCAGTATTCGCACACCTCGTGAAGCTATTGGCCGTCGCGCAGCCGAGCAGATGCTCACACTGATGGCCGGCAATAAAGTGGCCAACCCGGTGCAGGACATGGGCTTTGAACTGATGGTGCGCGAGAGCAGCTGACGAGGCCTTGATGGGCCTTCAGCCCTTGTCGCAGCCTCGTACCCCGTCAGCAACCACAGGAAGTGGCGGCTATTAATGCAACTGTAACGTCGAGTTGAACTGGCTGATCGCATCGACCACGTGCCGGGAGCCCTGCTGGATTTCCAGGATGGCCTCCCCCGCCTCGTTCGCCAGTTCGACCCCAAGGCCGGTACGACTCAGGCTCGACTGCATGCTCGTCACCGCGCTCAGCGAGAGATCATGGTTCTTGCGCACCACTTCGACGATCTCCAGCGTCGCCGCACTGGTGCGCGCCGCCAGGCTTCTGACTTCATCCGCCACGACGGCAAAACCGCGACCATGCTCCCCGGCCCTCGCCGCTTCTATGGCCGCATTGAGTGCCAGTAAATTGGTCTGATCGGCAATTCCGCGAATGGTCTGCACAATTTTGCCGATGATGTCCGACTGTTTGCTCACCGCATCAATGCTTTGCGCCGCTTCGTTGAGGTCCCTGGAAATGGCTTCGATGATTTGCACCGTCTGCTGAACCACCTGCGATCCTTTCTGCGCACAGGCATCGTTTTGCACTGAGGTGGTGTGGGCCGATTCTGCCGCGGTTTGCAGGTTGGTGACTTGAGCCGTGATATCGCTGGCGAACTTCACCACTTTATACAGTCGGCCCTTGGCATCAAAAATCGGGTTATAGGATGCCTCAAGGAAAACCGTATGGCCGTACTTGTCGACCCGCTCAAAACGCCTGGAGTGGTATTCACCGCGATTCAGCGAGGCCCAGAAAGCTTTGTATTGGGCCGACTCGCTCTCACTGCGGCGACAGAACATCCCGTGGTGCTGACCGACAATTTCATTCAGCCCGTAGTGCATGGTGTCGAGAAAGTTCTGGTTGGCATTAATGACCCGACCATCAGGTGAAAACTCGATCACCGCCATGGAGCGGCTCAAGGCATTCACGATGCTCTGGTTTTCGTGCTCCTTATTGATTCGGTCTGTGATGTCCGAGGCGACTTTGATCACGCTGGTGACCTGACCGCCTGCACCGATGATCGGCATGTAACTGGCTTCCAGCCACACTTCACGCCCTGACTTGTCGAGCCGCAGAAAGGTGCCACTCAGAGGTTCGCCTGTTGCCAGATCGCGCCAAAAACGGCTGTACTCGCTGCCTTTGGCATACGCCTGTTCACAGAAGAGGCGGTGGTGCTTGCCGCGGACCTCTTCGCTGGAATAACCCATGACCCGGGAAAAATTGTCATTGACCTCCAGGATGGTGCCATCCGGGGTGAACTCAATAATTGCCATGGATCGGCTGATGGCTTGAACCTTGGCCGCCATATCACTCAATGAGCCGTTAAGGCGTTGATTCTCAAGCAGGTCGGCTTTGCGGCGCGAATTAAACATGGCTCAATCCCTGGAGGTGCTGTCTATTGATAATTCAAAAGTTTCAAGACACAACAAACCGCCTGCGCTTTTAACTTTTAACGTTAGAGCTGTACGCACTTCTAGGGTTTAAGCATTTGACTGCTCAGGCCCCGTGAGGGTGGAGCATAGCCAGTCAAATAACACGTGCAAGCAAATAGCCATCAGAATGCGACGGAACGCTCACGCGCAAGAAAGTTACCAAATGGACGATGCAGACTAAAAAACAGTGGGAGCTCGAGAACCGAGCCCCCGACACATCAATCAATGACCAAACAATCCGGCGTCGGACTTTTTGGATTTTTTATCAGCGCGTTTTTCATCGGCTGTTTTAGCCGGCTTTTTCTTCGCGGCTTTCTTTGAATCCATACCTTTAGCCATGTTATGAGCTCCAGTGTTCAGGGATGTGAGCTCAGGTATAACACTGATCGTGGGGTAACTTTTATTTAAAACCTGTTATTCAAAAAAGAATGCTTTATTACCGGCTTTAATTCCGAATCAGCCTCAATATCAAGGCGCAAAGGCGCGATAAAAAACATTCCCTTGTTTGTATATAATGCGCGCCCCCTCACTTTTGGCCTGTGGACTCATGACCGCGATTGTTTATGCCCCGCTTGAAGCGCCTTTATGGCCGTTGATGAACAAGTTTTATCGCTCTCACCAGTCG
This genomic stretch from Pseudomonas deceptionensis harbors:
- a CDS encoding methyl-accepting chemotaxis protein, with amino-acid sequence MVKFASDITAQVTNLQTAAESAHTTSVQNDACAQKGSQVVQQTVQIIEAISRDLNEAAQSIDAVSKQSDIIGKIVQTIRGIADQTNLLALNAAIEAARAGEHGRGFAVVADEVRSLAARTSAATLEIVEVVRKNHDLSLSAVTSMQSSLSRTGLGVELANEAGEAILEIQQGSRHVVDAISQFNSTLQLH
- a CDS encoding LacI family DNA-binding transcriptional regulator; its protein translation is MTTSKNDKNTRTTGRPTLNEVARLAGVSPITASRALRGISSVATELAEKVRIAADELNYVVNPAARALASAQSHSVVVLVPSLSNLLFIDTLEAIHDVLRPRGFEVLIGNFHYSRDEEENLLRNYMAYHPRGLLLTGFDRSESSRRMIEASNVPCVYMMELDAAEGLNCVGFSQLKAGETAARHLISRGRRHLAYIGAQLDQRTLLRGEGYRRALQEAGLYNPDLEVLTPRPSSVGLGGELFLQLLASHPQVDAIFFGNDDLAQGALLEAARFGIKIPDQIAILGFNDLPSSEFMVPRLSSIRTPREAIGRRAAEQMLTLMAGNKVANPVQDMGFELMVRESS